Proteins found in one Paenibacillus sp. FSL R10-2782 genomic segment:
- a CDS encoding Lrp/AsnC family transcriptional regulator, giving the protein MDHVDKQILFHLQSQARISMTELGKCVGLSQPAVTERVKRMEEKGVIKEYRTIISPEKIGKDTAAYILFRTRDCHAFLDFVHTSPHVAECHRISGEHSYLLKVVTSSTRTLEEFSNQCDKYGTYTSLLVMSSPIDHRLLIHSLEEASGAAHSEKD; this is encoded by the coding sequence GTGGATCATGTAGACAAACAAATCCTCTTTCATCTTCAAAGTCAGGCAAGGATTTCAATGACGGAGTTAGGAAAATGCGTGGGTTTGTCCCAACCTGCTGTAACAGAACGAGTTAAACGAATGGAAGAAAAAGGGGTTATCAAGGAGTATCGCACTATCATCTCTCCTGAAAAAATAGGAAAGGATACGGCAGCCTATATATTGTTTCGGACTAGAGATTGCCATGCATTTCTTGATTTTGTCCATACATCTCCACATGTTGCCGAGTGCCACCGTATAAGCGGAGAACACAGTTATTTATTAAAAGTAGTGACCAGCTCGACGCGCACCCTCGAAGAGTTTAGCAACCAGTGTGATAAGTATGGAACCTACACGAGCCTGCTTGTCATGTCGTCACCGATCGATCATAGACTTCTCATTCATTCTCTGGAAGAAGCAAGTGGAGCTGCTCATTCAGAAAAAGATTAA